A genomic region of Miscanthus floridulus cultivar M001 chromosome 3, ASM1932011v1, whole genome shotgun sequence contains the following coding sequences:
- the LOC136541793 gene encoding LOW QUALITY PROTEIN: polyadenylate-binding protein 8-like (The sequence of the model RefSeq protein was modified relative to this genomic sequence to represent the inferred CDS: inserted 2 bases in 1 codon) — translation MAAQGQAAAGSASESGGSPAASAAAAAAAAAFPATSLYVGDLHESVQDAQLFDVFSQVGGVVSVRVCRDINSRKSLGYAYVNYNNPGDAARALELLNFTPINGKPIRIMYSNRDPSSRKSGAGNIFIKNLDKSIDNKALYDTFCAFGNILSCKIATDPSGESRGYGFVQFERDESAQSAIDKLNGMLINDKKVYVGPFVRKQDRENVSSNFKFSNVYVKNLSDTVTDDELKEMFGEYGTITSAVVMRDSDGKSRCFGFVNFENADAAAQAVQELNGKIFNDKELYVGRAQKKSEREMELKEKFEKSIQEVAEKFQNTNLYLKNLEDNIDDEKLRELFAEYGNITSCKVMRDSNGVSRGSGFVAFKSTEDANRALTEMNGKMVGSKPLYVALAQRKEDRKAKLQAQFSQMRPVAMAPSVGPRMPMFPPGVPGVGQQLFYGQPPPAFINPQAGFAFQQPLMPGMRPGGPMPNFMMPMVQQGQQPQRPAGRRAGAGGMQQPMPMGGQQQMFPRGGRGYCYPTGRGMPDPGMHSVGAVMPFSIXEMGGVPMRDAGLSQPVPIGALATALANAPPDQQRLMLGENLYPLVEQLEREQAAKVTGMLLEMDQTEVLHLLESPDALKAKVAEAMEVLRSAQHLQQSNASPEQQLANVSLNDGVVSS, via the exons ATGGCGGCGCAAGGGCAGGCGGCGGCTGGATCCGCGTCTGAGTCCGGCGGCTCACCGGCTGCCTCAgctgcggcggccgcggcggcggccgcgttCCCGGCGACTTCGCTCTACGTGGGTGACCTGCACGAGAGCGTGCAGGACGCGCAGCTCTTCGACGTCTTCAGCCAGGTCGGCGGCGTCGTCTCCGTGCGCGTCTGCAGAGACATCAACTCCCGCAAGTCGCTCGGGTACGCCTACGTCAACTACAACAATCCCGGCGACG CTGCACGGGCACTTGAACTGCTTAACTTCACTCCTATCAATGGAAAGCCTATCAGGATCATGTATTCTAACCGTGACCCCAGTTCGCGCAAAAGTGGTGCAGGAAATATATTTATTAAG AATCTTGATAAGTCAATAGACAACAAAGCTTTATATGACACGTTCTGTGCATTTGGGAATATCCTTTCATGTAAAATTGCAACAGACCCTTCAGGAGAATCAAGGGGCTATGGTTTCGTTCAGTTTGAGAGGGATGAATCTGCTCAGTCTGCTATTGATAAACTCAATGGGATgcttatcaatgacaagaaagtGTATGTCGGACCTTTTGTTCGCAAGCAGGACAGGGAAAATGTTTCGAGCAATTTCAAATTCAGTAATGTATATGTGAAGAATCTGTCAGATACTGTTACTGATGATGAGTTGAAGGAGATGTTTGGAGAATATGGGACCATCACTAGTGCTGTTGTTATGCGGGATAGTGATGGGAAATCCAGGTGTTTTGGATTTGTCAATTTTGAAAATGCAGATGCTGCTGCTCAGGCTGTTCAAGAGTTGAATGGCAAGATATTCAATGATAAGGAACTGTATGTTGGAAGAGCACAGAAGAAGTCTGAAAGAGAGATGGAGTTGAAGGAGAAATTCGAAAAGAGTATTCAAGAGGTAGCTGAGAAGTTCCAAAACACTAACTTGTATCTGAAGAACTTAGAAGATAACATTGATGATGAGAAGTTGCGTGAACTCTTTGCTGAGTATGGCAATATTACTTCTTGCAAG GTTATGCGGGATTCGAATGGTGTCAGCAGAGGATCTGGATTTGTTGCATTCAAATCCACTGAAGATGCTAACCGAGCT CTTACGGAGATGAATGGCAAAATGGTTGGAAGCAAGCCACTTTATGTAGCTCTTGCGCAGCGTAAAGAAGACAGAAAGGCAAAGCTACAG GCACAGTTTTCTCAAATGCGTCCTGTTGCGATGGCGCCTTCAGTTGGTCCTCGCATGCCCATGTTTCCACCTGGTGTTCCTGGAGTTGGTCAACAGCTGTTTTATGGTCAGCCACCCCCAGCCTTCATAAACCCTCAG GCTGGATTTGCCTTCCAGCAACCTCTGATGCCTGGTATGAGGCCTGGTGGTCCAATGCCGAACTTTATGATGCCTATGGTTCAGCAGGGACAGCAACCACAGCGTCCTGCTGGTAGGCGTGCTGGTGCTGGTGGAATGCAGCAGCCCATGCCAATGGGTGGTCAGCAACAG ATGTTCCCTAGAGGTGGACGTGGGTACTGCTATCCTACTGGCCGTGGAATGCCTGATCCTGGCATGCATAGTGTTGGTGCTGTGATGCCATTCTCCAT TGAGATGGGAGGTGTGCCAATGAGAGATGCTGGTCTCTCACAGCCTGTTCCAATCGGGGCACTAGCCACTGCGCTTGCTAACGCCCCACCAGATCAGCAGAGACTG ATGCTTGGTGAGAACCTGTATCCTCTTGTAGAACAGCTGGAGCGTGAGCAGGCTGCTAAGGTCACCGGCATGCTTTTGGAGATGGACCAGACGGAGGTTCTTCACCTGCTGGAGTCGCCAGATGCTCTCAAGGCCAAGGTTGCTGAAGCTATGGAGGTCCTCCGCTCTGCCCAGCATCTCCAGCAGAGCAATGCCTCCCCCGAGCAGCAGCTGGCTAATGTATCACTGAATGATGGCGTTGTCTCCAGCTGA